In the genome of Bryobacteraceae bacterium, one region contains:
- a CDS encoding CorA family divalent cation transporter, protein MQIQHLHTYFLLPFSIDKEAVAEDHAGIWARHPQWINGVTEWLNLAAEGHGARLVQKLGKWKRSPYTRYDIDGAAYQDMVFFHSYVRRVFFDTTEPPEDGQGPESLVQFYRIPVDDKKAWFVAEDAKGRSARVRITDLRLHLYANTIGVLSIGVEAFNLAATEALWINEMLRKIYPSSRRQLREGRMPARLAFVLEDDEGNDDVLVEERFEQPAMIGFHPPLAKTIRALLYFADYDQQEYEPVLDERMVVYTYTAVDPASVPRGFKESPEYQVLLSRILYVDRWGEEFRYDPAFLNEAMPRQLYRRWAHQGTWYGFTTYSNITCCLGQFDCDEHQLAEGFLIHRMYRSRYLAIAIITLFYRVTLLDFAERTALVSRQLYRDSVGARISSENIRLASELRSDFLHFSNYWYFDELANKDEESEHFRRQVQEYRIDTMKDEIEVEIDKLNESLHNYYQFRNTEAVNRLAMLSLILGAGAVVTGFFGMNFGGRFGRWVFQPGPNPITIHALSLAFVVLFASATLAFGAYVVLSNWRDYRESLLPRWWLARTERGTRSLKRI, encoded by the coding sequence ATGCAGATCCAGCATCTGCACACCTACTTCCTGCTGCCGTTCTCAATTGACAAGGAAGCAGTCGCCGAAGACCATGCCGGCATCTGGGCGCGCCATCCGCAATGGATCAACGGTGTAACCGAGTGGCTGAACCTCGCGGCCGAAGGGCACGGCGCGCGGCTGGTGCAAAAACTCGGCAAGTGGAAGAGATCGCCGTACACGCGCTACGACATCGACGGCGCCGCCTACCAGGACATGGTGTTCTTTCACTCCTATGTCCGCCGTGTGTTTTTCGATACGACTGAGCCGCCCGAGGACGGCCAAGGTCCGGAGTCCCTGGTGCAGTTCTACCGGATCCCGGTAGACGACAAAAAGGCGTGGTTCGTGGCGGAGGACGCCAAGGGCCGTTCCGCCCGCGTTCGAATCACGGACCTACGTCTGCACCTCTACGCGAATACTATCGGGGTTCTCTCGATCGGCGTTGAGGCGTTCAACCTCGCGGCCACTGAAGCGCTCTGGATCAACGAGATGCTGCGCAAGATCTACCCATCGAGCCGGCGCCAGCTGCGCGAGGGCCGCATGCCGGCGCGACTTGCCTTCGTGCTCGAGGACGACGAAGGCAATGACGATGTGCTGGTGGAGGAGCGCTTCGAGCAGCCCGCGATGATCGGCTTCCACCCGCCGCTCGCCAAGACTATCCGCGCGCTGCTCTACTTCGCTGATTACGATCAGCAAGAGTACGAACCGGTTCTCGACGAACGGATGGTGGTCTACACCTACACTGCTGTCGATCCGGCTTCTGTCCCCCGGGGATTCAAGGAATCACCCGAGTATCAGGTGCTGCTCTCCCGCATACTTTACGTCGACCGGTGGGGAGAAGAATTCCGCTACGACCCCGCGTTCCTTAATGAGGCCATGCCCCGCCAACTCTACCGTCGCTGGGCGCACCAGGGCACCTGGTACGGCTTCACCACCTACTCGAATATCACGTGCTGCCTCGGACAATTCGATTGCGATGAACATCAGTTGGCCGAGGGTTTTCTCATCCACCGCATGTACCGTTCGCGGTACCTTGCCATCGCGATCATCACGCTCTTCTATCGCGTCACGCTGCTCGACTTCGCCGAGCGCACCGCGCTCGTCTCGCGCCAACTCTACCGGGACTCCGTGGGCGCCCGCATTTCGAGCGAGAACATCCGGCTCGCCAGCGAACTGCGGTCGGACTTCCTGCATTTCTCGAACTACTGGTACTTCGATGAACTCGCGAACAAGGACGAAGAGAGCGAGCACTTTCGCCGCCAGGTGCAGGAATACCGGATCGACACGATGAAAGACGAGATCGAAGTCGAGATCGACAAACTCAACGAATCCCTGCACAACTACTACCAGTTCCGGAACACGGAAGCCGTCAACAGGCTCGCCATGTTGAGCTTGATCCTCGGCGCGGGCGCCGTCGTCACCGGCTTCTTCGGCATGAACTTCGGCGGCCGTTTCGGCCGCTGGGTGTTCCAGCCGGGCCCGAACCCGATCACCATCCACGCCCTCTCACTGGCCTTCGTCGTACTGTTCGCCTCCGCGACTCTCGCGTTCGGCGCATACGTCGTCCTCTCCAACTGGCGCGACTATCGCGAGAGCCTTCTCCCTCGCTGGTGGCTGGCGCGCACCGAACGCGGGACCCGCTCACTTAAACGGATTTGA
- a CDS encoding SPFH domain-containing protein: MDNASSLFVPVLALAIVVALLIAMALFGRNYLKVSPNMVAVLSGRKRKLADGRVVGYRMVRGGAALRIPLLEKVDYLSLNVFTIPLEIKRAYTVQGVPVSVKAVANVKIRGDEASLHAAAERFLGMRAEEIQRVIFQTLEGHLRSILGTLTVEEVNSDRQSFAQKLTSEAAVDLEKMGIGVDVLTIQEISDDEDYLNALGRRRTAEVKRDAIVGEAEAQRDSKMKSSDALQAGERAKYTADASIAESQRDYSIKQAQYQAEVEIQKAKAAQAGPLASAQARQAVIVEEVKVERVKTAEMITVQEQEVLRRQKELEATVIKPADAERQAVVVRAEAAKSAAILEAEGRRSALIAMAEAEQEKLRKEGAGRAAAIEAEGKAEAAKIEAIGLAQAKAIEAQGVAEATAILKKAEAWKEFNEAARLQTILEKLPAIIESSTGVFSAVASPLGNIDKVVVIDQNGGGANGSSGISRLANVGPTVAFNLLQQLEALGINLPALMEQLGAAKKGEPK; this comes from the coding sequence ATGGATAACGCTTCTTCCTTGTTCGTTCCGGTCCTCGCGCTCGCGATCGTTGTGGCGCTGTTGATCGCGATGGCGCTGTTCGGCCGTAACTATCTCAAGGTCTCGCCGAACATGGTCGCCGTATTGAGCGGCCGCAAGCGCAAGCTGGCCGACGGCCGCGTAGTGGGCTATCGAATGGTCCGCGGCGGCGCGGCGCTTCGCATCCCGCTTCTCGAGAAAGTCGACTATCTCTCGCTCAACGTTTTTACGATCCCGCTCGAAATCAAGCGCGCCTACACCGTCCAGGGCGTTCCTGTTTCGGTGAAGGCCGTGGCCAACGTGAAGATCCGCGGCGATGAGGCTTCTCTTCACGCCGCCGCCGAACGGTTCCTCGGTATGCGCGCCGAGGAGATCCAGCGCGTGATTTTCCAAACGCTCGAAGGCCACCTACGTTCGATTCTCGGCACGCTCACTGTGGAGGAAGTGAACTCTGACCGCCAGAGCTTTGCCCAGAAGCTCACCTCCGAAGCCGCCGTTGACCTCGAAAAAATGGGCATCGGCGTCGATGTGCTTACCATCCAGGAGATCTCCGACGACGAGGACTACCTGAATGCGCTTGGCCGCCGCCGCACTGCCGAGGTCAAGCGCGACGCCATCGTCGGCGAGGCCGAAGCGCAGCGCGATTCGAAGATGAAATCGTCCGACGCGCTGCAGGCCGGCGAGCGCGCCAAATACACCGCGGACGCCTCCATCGCCGAATCGCAGCGCGACTACAGCATCAAGCAGGCCCAGTACCAGGCGGAGGTCGAGATCCAAAAAGCCAAAGCTGCGCAAGCCGGTCCACTCGCCAGCGCGCAGGCCCGCCAGGCGGTGATTGTCGAAGAGGTGAAGGTCGAGCGGGTAAAGACCGCCGAGATGATCACCGTGCAGGAACAGGAAGTCCTGCGCCGGCAGAAGGAACTCGAAGCGACGGTGATCAAGCCCGCCGACGCCGAACGGCAGGCCGTTGTCGTTAGGGCCGAAGCGGCAAAGTCCGCCGCCATACTCGAAGCGGAAGGGCGCCGCTCGGCGCTGATCGCGATGGCTGAGGCGGAGCAGGAAAAGCTACGGAAAGAAGGCGCCGGGCGCGCTGCCGCGATCGAGGCGGAAGGCAAGGCCGAAGCCGCCAAAATTGAAGCGATCGGTCTCGCTCAGGCCAAGGCCATCGAAGCCCAGGGCGTCGCCGAAGCCACTGCGATTCTCAAGAAGGCGGAGGCCTGGAAAGAATTCAACGAAGCCGCCCGGCTTCAGACCATTCTCGAAAAGCTCCCTGCCATCATCGAGTCGTCAACCGGCGTGTTCAGCGCGGTCGCTTCGCCACTCGGGAATATTGACAAAGTCGTGGTGATTGATCAGAACGGCGGCGGCGCGAACGGGTCCAGCGGTATCTCCCGTCTCGCGAATGTCGGCCCGACGGTGGCCTTCAACCTACTCCAGCAACTCGAGGCCCTTGGTATCAATTTGCCGGCATTGATGGAGCAATTGGGCGCAGCGAAGAAAGGCGAGCCGAAGTAG
- a CDS encoding arsenosugar biosynthesis-associated peroxidase-like protein — MADYYHEDDLGRLHELGRNAPELWQQFQTWYSSVFAEGALTAREKSVVALAVAHALESPYLIDAYTEECVEHGVSMTQMTEAVHVAAALRSGTTLMHGLQMRRAAGKIEGSET, encoded by the coding sequence ATGGCGGACTACTATCATGAGGACGACCTAGGGCGGTTGCACGAACTCGGGCGCAACGCGCCAGAACTATGGCAGCAGTTTCAGACTTGGTATTCGTCCGTTTTCGCTGAGGGGGCGCTGACGGCCCGGGAGAAAAGCGTGGTGGCGCTGGCGGTGGCGCATGCCCTCGAGAGTCCGTATCTGATCGACGCCTACACGGAAGAGTGCGTGGAGCACGGTGTGTCGATGACCCAGATGACCGAGGCGGTCCACGTGGCGGCGGCGCTGCGAAGTGGGACAACGCTCATGCACGGGCTACAGATGCGGCGGGCGGCGGGCAAGATCGAGGGATCGGAAACCTAG
- a CDS encoding dihydrodipicolinate synthase family protein codes for MVKFQGILPPIATPFDYSGEIYKAKVRHNVEKWNQVKLGGYVVCGSTGESVLLTTDEKTALWGMVADYAAADRLLVAGTGMESVRETVALTNIAAGLGYTAAMVRTPHYYKNLLDSVEAQVLFFSAVADQVKIPVMVYNWPQTTGIDIAPEAVARLSAHPNVIAIKESSGNVDRMKRMMSEASAGFQVLDGSAPKLWEALQAGSPGAVLAFANAAPYACVTIWEAHRTREQEAGEFWQNKIANPANLVTVKYGIPGLKYAMDLNGFYGGPCRLPLRPLAPEAKYEIEQAFADLRG; via the coding sequence ATGGTGAAATTCCAAGGTATCCTTCCACCCATCGCGACGCCGTTCGATTACTCCGGCGAGATATACAAGGCCAAGGTCCGTCACAACGTGGAGAAGTGGAATCAGGTAAAACTGGGCGGCTACGTCGTGTGCGGATCCACGGGCGAGAGCGTGTTGCTCACAACGGACGAGAAGACGGCGCTGTGGGGAATGGTGGCCGACTACGCGGCGGCGGACCGGCTTCTGGTGGCGGGCACGGGTATGGAAAGCGTTCGAGAGACCGTGGCGCTCACGAACATCGCGGCCGGGCTCGGATACACGGCGGCGATGGTGCGGACCCCGCACTACTACAAGAATCTCCTCGACAGCGTCGAGGCGCAGGTACTGTTCTTCTCCGCCGTGGCGGACCAAGTGAAGATCCCGGTGATGGTCTACAACTGGCCGCAGACCACGGGAATCGATATCGCACCGGAAGCGGTGGCGCGGCTTTCGGCGCATCCGAACGTGATTGCAATCAAGGAAAGTTCCGGGAACGTGGACAGAATGAAGCGGATGATGAGCGAAGCCAGCGCGGGGTTTCAAGTGCTCGATGGGTCGGCGCCGAAACTGTGGGAAGCGCTGCAGGCGGGGTCGCCGGGCGCCGTGCTCGCGTTCGCGAACGCAGCGCCCTACGCCTGCGTGACCATCTGGGAAGCTCACCGGACTCGTGAGCAGGAAGCGGGCGAATTCTGGCAGAATAAGATCGCAAATCCGGCAAACTTGGTCACCGTGAAATACGGAATTCCGGGATTGAAGTACGCCATGGACCTGAACGGATTCTACGGAGGTCCGTGCCGGCTGCCGCTGCGTCCGCTGGCGCCGGAAGCAAAATACGAAATTGAACAGGCCTTCGCGGATCTGCGAGGCTAG
- a CDS encoding ATP synthase F0 subunit C: MRIKNLMMLAAMMLAAAPMYAQETGHTGGGGLLSVGFAMALASGLCGLGQGKAIASAAEGIARNPGAGGAIRTLLLLGLAFIESLALFTFVVVSR; this comes from the coding sequence ATGAGAATCAAGAATCTGATGATGCTGGCGGCCATGATGCTGGCCGCGGCTCCGATGTACGCACAGGAAACCGGCCACACGGGCGGCGGTGGATTGCTTTCCGTGGGCTTCGCGATGGCGCTGGCGTCTGGCCTTTGCGGCCTGGGCCAGGGCAAGGCGATCGCCTCGGCCGCTGAGGGAATCGCACGGAACCCGGGCGCGGGCGGCGCCATCCGTACGCTGCTTCTGCTGGGTCTCGCGTTCATCGAGTCGCTGGCGCTGTTCACATTCGTGGTGGTTTCGCGCTAG
- the atpB gene encoding F0F1 ATP synthase subunit A, translated as MHELWITRLCNQVLAGPANAVLQMAGLHAEDPSKPWSNYMAMLLLVMGIFLILPFIVRRGLSVDAPGKIQQIFEVIYSFLDEMAHEIIGHGHKKHVAFFATLFLFILVSNLIGVVPSLESPTMFSPVPLGLAAFTFLYYNFFGFAEQGLVGYLKHFAGPIWWLAWFMFPLEIISHLVRPLSLTIRLFANMLAGEQVTLGFMALVPLVVPVAFMGLHVFVSFVQAFIFTVLAIVYVGSAVEHEH; from the coding sequence ATGCACGAACTTTGGATCACTAGGCTGTGTAATCAGGTCCTGGCGGGGCCGGCGAACGCCGTTCTGCAGATGGCTGGGCTCCACGCCGAGGACCCTTCGAAGCCATGGTCGAACTACATGGCCATGTTGCTGCTCGTGATGGGCATCTTCCTGATCCTGCCGTTCATCGTCCGGCGCGGATTGTCGGTGGACGCGCCGGGGAAGATCCAGCAGATCTTTGAGGTGATCTACAGCTTCCTGGATGAAATGGCGCACGAAATTATCGGGCACGGTCATAAGAAGCACGTCGCGTTCTTCGCGACGTTGTTCCTGTTCATTCTAGTGTCGAACCTGATCGGAGTGGTGCCGTCGCTCGAATCGCCGACGATGTTCTCTCCCGTGCCGCTGGGGCTCGCGGCGTTCACGTTCCTCTACTACAATTTCTTCGGTTTCGCCGAGCAGGGGCTGGTGGGATACCTGAAGCATTTCGCCGGCCCGATCTGGTGGCTGGCTTGGTTCATGTTCCCGCTCGAAATCATCAGCCACCTGGTGCGGCCGCTCTCGCTCACGATTCGTCTCTTCGCCAACATGCTGGCGGGCGAACAGGTGACGCTTGGGTTCATGGCGCTGGTGCCGCTGGTGGTGCCGGTGGCGTTCATGGGACTGCACGTTTTCGTCTCGTTCGTGCAGGCGTTCATCTTCACCGTGCTGGCGATCGTCTACGTCGGCAGCGCCGTCGAGCACGAGCACTAG
- a CDS encoding ATP synthase subunit I, which yields MGHEEKTKPEGETSRVIARVMRWQLSLAAAGAPAWWAARDGLHALAFAVGAAAAITSFWMLERLTAAMGGPTSGAGLAASGLRLVLIGGALFVIITNYKLPVVPLGSGVLVTVAAITIEGIRELFYARTLDH from the coding sequence ATGGGCCACGAAGAAAAAACGAAACCGGAAGGTGAAACCAGCCGCGTGATCGCGCGGGTGATGCGGTGGCAGTTGTCGCTTGCCGCGGCCGGGGCGCCGGCCTGGTGGGCGGCGCGGGACGGGTTGCACGCGCTGGCCTTTGCAGTTGGCGCGGCTGCGGCGATCACCAGTTTCTGGATGCTGGAACGGTTGACGGCTGCGATGGGCGGCCCGACTTCCGGCGCGGGACTGGCGGCATCCGGACTGCGGTTGGTGCTGATTGGAGGCGCGTTGTTTGTTATAATTACGAATTACAAGCTTCCAGTAGTGCCGCTGGGGTCCGGTGTTCTGGTCACCGTGGCGGCGATCACCATCGAGGGAATCCGCGAACTTTTCTATGCACGAACTTTGGATCACTAG
- a CDS encoding AtpZ/AtpI family protein yields MKNPWAKGGAYAGLAFVLPAAMYGAYLAGEWVDRQLGTKIFYLVGIIAGFAAGLWETMRQVDRIENGPRRKNETGR; encoded by the coding sequence GTGAAGAATCCATGGGCAAAGGGGGGCGCGTACGCCGGGTTGGCGTTCGTGCTTCCGGCGGCGATGTACGGGGCGTACCTGGCCGGCGAGTGGGTGGACCGTCAGTTGGGCACGAAGATCTTCTACCTGGTGGGGATTATCGCGGGCTTTGCCGCGGGTTTGTGGGAGACGATGCGGCAGGTGGATCGGATTGAGAATGGGCCACGAAGAAAAAACGAAACCGGAAGGTGA
- a CDS encoding TonB-dependent receptor, translated as MRKIAWAWTALAALGVCPFAFAQVSGRLAGRVTPAASAALRLYLAGGTEPVAVTDALADGYFLFGNLRPAVYDLAVQAPGMRIETIRGVKIDPARETLLDPIALRAGEFSQGATAAGVQAAGTGAPSFGATAIGGAFELGLGSAGALTSIADEQEGPNAENAEISTTLTPEAVRGLPVLERDPVQLLRIQPGVQRVAVEGRNVGSQLITVVNGQRASYASMTLDGISIEENYPRVNPLGSEFNRLFLDQLSEFTVVSSNADPAIPGGSSHVVMVTPSGTNSRHGAIYYYHRDRALAAGNWLDNARGFRPEGFRSGQFGATLAGPIQKDKLLLYANYEGHRLRSTERIIRTLPLDSIRRGQFAYIGSDDAYYKVDFTSVGLAIHPEVQKLFASLPPGTSVNSFGRGDSLPGLDFNTGGYVFPVRSNLDRDSGLARADWIHSERHTVSFMFNQTRDDRDDPARYRGGFDFAPDTRVESPRRVFSASWRWSPAAQWSTEFRAGMHRYDTGLLNTSPGPELLLQLPDQPDLPGFPLFDNPVNPAATEERRGHNVNLQANTAWNHGRHAFRFGYQYHDVSGRLTEYDNTIPTLALGTTSAPFGLNSLPAATIDAVEAANAWATVLAGVTTEMSGAYTLQPDGSYAIGKPLVRDLGFAGHSAYLHDAGRLHARLSLNLGLRWDMFTPVRETRGRATLPDLINGSAIDTLLGDPTVRFAGGRRWYRADRNNIYPNVGLAWDVLGSRSLVLRAGYAIYSVNDEFIGSALTSVFYNPGSRPTYFVDYPVGEATTFLNPNLRPPAPDLQLPVRLSDYPGNIGLIDPRIRTPYIQQFSAGFQKDIRGTVVELRYTGNGAVKLIRGIDVNQVRTLEPEFISDFRRAFDNGRLAAAATGVFNPAYNSAIPGSQPLGVMNRLQLGSNAVRQVIRRAEAAEVAALFALSDVRPLFPNPLAWEGAVLLTNRGGSSYHGLQAEMVRRFRGGLMLQANYAFSKSLGDSQGLSTERYEPYLDNGNPRLERARTPFDLRHAAKLHLLWEPPFRKLPGGVPRRLAEGWAMGLVFIAQSGNPFSILSQRGTFNVSGSTIGLDPRSENNPASSALHYEQLKHVVRFHYEPNGFSVIDPAYTDANGRGAREAGDQPFENQVFFNPGPGEIGGLQPRMFTGPRQVSADAAISKSTRISRTHVVEIRFEVRNVTNTPSFAIQDQFVNSQAFGFRGGVVGDTGRQAQFGIYYRF; from the coding sequence GTGAGGAAGATCGCATGGGCGTGGACCGCCCTGGCTGCCCTGGGAGTGTGCCCATTCGCTTTCGCCCAAGTTTCGGGGCGGCTGGCCGGACGCGTCACGCCCGCGGCGTCCGCGGCGCTCCGGCTATATCTTGCCGGCGGAACGGAGCCGGTGGCCGTCACGGACGCGCTTGCGGACGGCTACTTTCTTTTCGGGAACCTCCGGCCGGCCGTCTACGATCTCGCTGTGCAGGCGCCGGGAATGCGGATCGAGACGATTCGCGGAGTGAAGATCGACCCGGCGCGCGAAACACTGCTGGATCCGATCGCGCTGCGGGCGGGTGAGTTTTCGCAAGGGGCGACGGCGGCAGGCGTACAGGCGGCGGGGACCGGAGCTCCTTCGTTCGGCGCGACTGCCATCGGCGGGGCTTTCGAACTCGGCCTCGGTTCCGCGGGCGCGCTTACGAGCATCGCTGATGAGCAGGAGGGTCCCAACGCGGAGAACGCCGAGATCTCGACGACGCTCACACCGGAAGCCGTGCGCGGACTGCCGGTGCTCGAGCGCGATCCGGTGCAGTTGCTGCGCATCCAGCCGGGCGTCCAGCGGGTGGCAGTGGAGGGCCGTAATGTGGGCAGCCAGTTGATCACGGTGGTGAACGGCCAGCGGGCCTCGTATGCGAGCATGACGCTCGACGGCATCAGCATCGAAGAGAATTACCCGCGCGTGAACCCGTTGGGGTCGGAGTTCAACCGCCTGTTTCTCGATCAGCTCTCGGAGTTCACGGTGGTGTCGTCCAACGCCGATCCGGCGATTCCAGGCGGGTCGTCGCATGTGGTGATGGTGACGCCTTCGGGGACAAACAGCCGGCACGGCGCCATCTACTACTATCATCGGGACCGGGCGCTGGCGGCTGGCAACTGGCTCGACAACGCACGTGGGTTCCGTCCGGAGGGGTTCCGCTCCGGACAGTTCGGCGCCACACTCGCTGGTCCGATCCAGAAGGACAAGCTGCTGTTGTACGCCAACTACGAAGGGCACCGGCTGCGGTCGACCGAGAGAATCATCCGCACGCTTCCCCTGGACTCGATCCGCAGGGGGCAGTTCGCCTACATCGGCTCCGACGACGCCTACTACAAGGTAGACTTCACGTCAGTAGGCCTCGCCATTCACCCCGAAGTTCAGAAGCTGTTCGCGTCCCTTCCGCCGGGAACCAGCGTGAATTCGTTTGGCCGCGGAGACAGCCTCCCCGGGCTCGATTTCAACACGGGGGGCTACGTTTTTCCCGTGCGCAGCAACCTGGACCGTGATTCCGGCCTTGCCCGGGCCGATTGGATTCATTCCGAGCGGCACACGGTGTCGTTCATGTTCAACCAGACGCGGGACGACCGCGACGATCCGGCGCGGTACCGCGGTGGGTTCGATTTCGCGCCGGATACGCGCGTGGAGTCGCCGCGGCGGGTGTTCTCCGCGTCGTGGCGCTGGAGTCCGGCGGCACAGTGGTCCACGGAGTTCCGTGCCGGAATGCACCGCTACGATACGGGTCTGCTGAATACGTCGCCAGGGCCGGAGCTGTTGCTGCAACTACCCGATCAGCCGGATTTGCCCGGGTTCCCGCTGTTCGACAACCCCGTCAATCCCGCCGCCACCGAGGAACGCCGCGGCCACAACGTGAATCTGCAGGCGAACACGGCTTGGAACCACGGCCGTCACGCCTTTCGGTTCGGCTATCAATATCACGATGTCAGCGGCCGGCTCACCGAATACGACAACACGATACCGACACTGGCGTTGGGGACCACGTCGGCGCCCTTCGGGCTGAATTCGCTACCGGCGGCGACGATCGACGCCGTGGAAGCCGCGAATGCATGGGCCACTGTGCTCGCTGGGGTCACCACAGAAATGAGCGGCGCCTATACGCTGCAGCCGGACGGGAGCTACGCAATCGGCAAGCCGCTGGTACGCGACCTCGGTTTCGCCGGGCACTCGGCCTATTTGCATGACGCAGGGCGGCTGCACGCGCGGCTGAGCCTCAATCTCGGGCTGCGCTGGGACATGTTCACTCCGGTTCGCGAGACGCGGGGACGGGCGACGCTCCCGGACCTGATCAACGGCAGCGCCATCGACACGCTGCTCGGCGATCCGACGGTGCGATTCGCCGGAGGACGGCGATGGTATCGCGCGGACCGCAACAACATATATCCGAACGTCGGTCTGGCGTGGGACGTACTCGGGAGCCGCTCCCTGGTCCTCCGCGCCGGCTACGCCATCTATTCCGTGAATGATGAATTCATTGGGTCCGCGCTGACCTCCGTGTTCTACAACCCGGGGAGCAGGCCCACCTACTTCGTCGACTACCCGGTTGGCGAGGCGACCACCTTCCTCAACCCGAACCTGCGGCCCCCGGCGCCGGACCTGCAGTTGCCGGTACGCCTCAGCGACTATCCAGGCAACATCGGCCTCATCGATCCTCGGATCCGGACACCCTATATCCAGCAGTTCTCGGCGGGCTTCCAGAAAGATATTCGTGGGACCGTGGTTGAGCTGCGGTATACGGGCAACGGCGCGGTGAAACTGATTCGCGGCATCGACGTGAATCAGGTGCGGACGCTCGAGCCGGAATTCATCTCCGACTTCCGCCGAGCGTTCGACAACGGGCGTCTGGCCGCGGCGGCCACTGGAGTGTTCAATCCGGCTTACAACAGCGCGATTCCTGGTAGCCAGCCGCTTGGCGTGATGAACAGGCTGCAGCTCGGATCGAACGCGGTGCGCCAGGTGATCCGGCGAGCCGAGGCCGCTGAGGTAGCGGCGCTGTTCGCGTTGAGCGACGTGCGACCACTGTTTCCGAACCCATTGGCGTGGGAAGGAGCGGTGCTGCTGACTAACCGCGGCGGGTCCAGCTATCACGGCCTGCAGGCGGAGATGGTTCGAAGGTTCCGGGGCGGCCTGATGCTGCAGGCCAACTATGCGTTCTCAAAATCCTTGGGCGATTCGCAAGGCTTGTCGACCGAGCGATACGAGCCCTACCTCGACAACGGGAATCCGCGGCTGGAGCGGGCGCGCACGCCGTTCGATTTGCGGCACGCGGCGAAACTCCACCTTTTATGGGAACCGCCATTCCGGAAGCTTCCCGGCGGCGTTCCGCGCCGGCTGGCGGAGGGATGGGCGATGGGATTGGTCTTCATCGCGCAATCCGGTAATCCGTTCTCGATCCTCTCGCAGCGCGGCACGTTCAATGTTTCCGGTAGCACCATCGGGCTCGATCCGCGAAGCGAGAACAACCCGGCGTCGTCCGCCTTGCACTACGAGCAACTCAAACACGTGGTCCGCTTCCACTACGAACCGAACGGTTTTTCCGTGATCGATCCTGCGTACACTGACGCCAACGGCCGCGGAGCGCGGGAAGCCGGGGATCAGCCGTTCGAGAATCAGGTGTTCTTCAACCCGGGTCCTGGAGAGATCGGAGGGTTGCAGCCGCGGATGTTCACCGGGCCGCGCCAGGTGAGCGCGGACGCGGCCATTTCGAAGTCGACGCGGATATCGCGAACGCATGTGGTGGAGATCCGGTTCGAGGTGCGCAATGTGACGAACACCCCAAGTTTCGCGATTCAGGACCAGTTCGTGAACAGCCAGGCGTTTGGATTCCGAGGAGGCGTGGTGGGAGACACCGGCCGGCAGGCGCAGTTCGGAATTTATTATCGGTTTTGA
- a CDS encoding DUF4350 domain-containing protein: MRRQWRLRAAFWLGVALAAGGAIWTAWPIPGVDPDYRPHVQRPAYGRRGPHVLIDEAHGNSHTGGGRYRPLAELLSRDGYRVARNRQRLIPELLESQAVLVVATPRERFGRGELAALETWVAHGGGLLVTGEAPNLTQMFGIRSGGDPRPAGPWHAHPIFNGRPERGEEVLRIHVATGPAVEGGEPLVQGRVAVVVHGKGRVVVVGDADLLGAKFEKGGTRGLNEHGFDHPRFALNALHWLSGALGARSRI, encoded by the coding sequence ATGCGACGGCAGTGGCGTCTCCGGGCGGCCTTCTGGCTGGGCGTGGCGCTCGCCGCCGGCGGGGCGATTTGGACAGCGTGGCCGATCCCGGGCGTCGACCCTGACTATCGCCCTCATGTGCAGAGGCCGGCTTATGGGCGGCGAGGCCCGCACGTCCTGATCGACGAGGCTCACGGCAATTCGCACACAGGAGGCGGACGGTATCGGCCGCTGGCGGAACTGCTTTCTCGAGACGGATACAGGGTTGCGCGAAACCGGCAGCGGTTGATCCCGGAACTCCTCGAGTCCCAAGCGGTGCTGGTGGTCGCGACTCCGCGCGAGCGATTCGGCCGTGGCGAACTCGCGGCACTCGAGACTTGGGTGGCGCACGGCGGCGGGTTGCTGGTCACCGGGGAGGCGCCGAACCTGACGCAGATGTTTGGAATACGGTCCGGAGGCGATCCGCGGCCGGCCGGTCCCTGGCATGCCCATCCGATCTTCAACGGGCGTCCGGAACGCGGCGAGGAGGTGCTCCGAATCCATGTGGCGACGGGCCCGGCGGTGGAAGGCGGCGAGCCGTTGGTTCAGGGCCGCGTGGCGGTTGTGGTCCATGGCAAGGGACGCGTCGTGGTGGTGGGAGATGCAGACCTGCTCGGGGCAAAGTTCGAGAAGGGAGGAACCCGCGGACTCAACGAGCACGGGTTCGACCACCCGCGTTTCGCCCTGAACGCGCTGCACTGGCTTTCCGGCGCCCTCGGGGCCCGAAGCCGAATATGA